The following coding sequences are from one Strigops habroptila isolate Jane chromosome 18, bStrHab1.2.pri, whole genome shotgun sequence window:
- the PI16 gene encoding peptidase inhibitor 16, with product MLSSGLPPVVLLLTVLELSSDAGASLSDEEKKIILDGHNKYRSQVSPPAMDMLKMSWDAELEAFAQAYAEKCIWDHNKERGRRGENLFAMAPMLDLEFAVEDWNGEEKYYNLSTSTCVSGQMCGHYTQVVWASTHQIGCGAKFCEKIDGIETEGMHLLVCNYYPPGNMKGRKPYKEGPSCSQCPEGRICVNSLCAGALDTEELETNSDQTSADQPTAGAPSTCMGLSLFLLPSVILVGLLL from the exons ATGCTGAGCTCAGGTCTTCCTCCTGTTGTCCTGTTGCTCacagtgctggagctgagctctgaTGCTGGAGCATCCCTGAGCGATGAGGAAAAGAAGATCATCTTGGATGGGCACAATAAGTATCGCTCCCAGGTCTctcctcctgccatggacatGCTGAAGATG AGCTGGGACGCGGAGCTGGAGGCCTTTGCTCAAGCCTATGCAGAGAAGTGCATCTGGGACCACAACAAAGAGAGGGGCCGCCGGGGGGAAAACCTCTTCGCTATGGCCCCAATGCTGGACCTGGAATTCGCTGTGGAAGACTGGAACGGGGAAGAGAAATACTACAACTTGTCAACTTCCACGTGTGTCTCCGGGCAGATGTGTGGCCACTACACCCAG GTGGTCTGGGCCAGCACACACCAGATCGGCTGTGGAGCAAAGTTCTGTGAGAAGATCGATGGAATTGAAACTGAGGGCATGCACCTGCTCGTTTGCAACTATTATCCCCC GGGTAATATGAAAGGCCGAAAGCCCTACAAGGAAGGACCCTCATGTTCACAGTGTCCCGAGGGCAGAATCTGCGTCAACTCCTTGTGTG CAGGAGCCCTGGACACCGAAGAACTGGAGACAAACTCAGACCAGACAAGCGCAGATCAGCCCACGGCTGGAGCCCCCAGTACCTGCATGGGGCTTTCGCTCTTCCTCCTACCCAGTGTCATCCTGGTGGGCCTTCTGCTTTGA